The sequence ATGGTGACGAGGGGCTCGAGCTTTGGTTTTTCCAGCTGTGGTTTGCGTGGAAGAGCTTATGCGAGATTAAGCATAACCCGGAAAATAACAAGGCCTTTATTGATTTGCAGGATTGCCACCTCTGGTTAGAAGAGTATAAGAAAGCGAGGCTACACTCCGCGATTCCAGATCGCGTTCTGCCTCTCGAAGGGGAGCGACGGTGGTATCCCCCTCCGCCTGATGTCCTCCGACTGGACGTGGACGTCGCCTTCGAGGAAGGGGGACAAAGGTGGGGCGCTGGCTTCATTTTGCGAGATTCCAGGGGCAACATTGTGGCTGCAGCCTGCCAAAGAATCAGCCATTCCCCCACAGTGCTCATGGGCGAGCTCCACTCCATGCTTTTAGCGATTGGGTTCTGTCTCGGAAATGACTATGGTCCGGTCGTCCTGTTCTCGGACTCCCTGCTTGCAATCCATGTACTCCAAGAAGAATCTCGGGGCTCCGATTTCTGTGACGAGTTGTGGGAGGCGTTTCAACGAGCGATGGAGAACGTGGTTATTGGTTTCTTTCACGCTAGACGTGAAGCCAATAGAGCTGCTCACGAGCTAGCTCGTTTTGCTTTATCTGTTTCCGATGTAATGATCTGGAAGTCGAGTTTCCCAACTTGGCTTCGAGATATTGCTCTTGCTGATTTATAGTAAATGAATCTTCggttttgtcaaaaaaaaaaaaataattgttaaATAGGATAGAAAGCTGTATACAACTCTTGAGCATCTTAATTTAGATCTTATGACAAAAAACtttcatgaattttattttttgatcaTGCAACAAATCGAGTTGGactgtgatatatatatatatatatatatatatatatatatatatatatatatatatatatatatatatatatatatagggtggggttAAAATAGAAATCCCCCTTAagatgagaactaggaaccacaTCTAAACCACTCattcttataaaataaatggttGAGATTAAATTAGAGATGCACATTAAAATATATGCTgtaaatgtatttttaattaaaagggtAGAAATGTAaagaatgaaattaaaatttacacaCGAATCATTTACATTTTTCACTTTCACTTTCACTTTCATCTAGGGCTTGAGAATCAAAAAAACCGCAGGCATCTGTGCAGTCGACGAAGGATCGATCTGCACGCCGGCGACGAAGGACCGATCTGCACGCCGGCGACGAAGCATCGGTCACAGGGTGTTATTCGGCGGCGGTTTCGTCGATCTGTGCAAGGGCTGTGCAAGGTTCGAAATTTTCCCTTCTGTAAAAGGTTCGAAATTTTAGCGATCAGTCCGATTGGGTCTTTTCCGGCGTTTATCGAAATTTTCCCTTCTATACAAGGTTCGAAATTTTCCCTTCTGTGCAAGGAGGCCGATTAATCCAAGAGGGGGGCTTCCGTGTAATCAAAGAGGAGGCCGATTCGAAATTTAGGTATTTTAATTGCATAGATGTTTTATATAATTGCATAGCTGTTTGttttatttggttttatttgatTAGAATTTGAGATATTCACGATTTGGATGCAACCAATTATGGCCGATTTTGTTACtttttgtaaaatttaataGATGATGGGTGTTGTTGATTTGCATTGATGAAAGATGGTGATGCATAGATGTTGGATTGTGTTTCACAGTTATCATTTTTCGCGATtatttgataggttttgttTGATTTTGCATAGGTGAATGATTATGTTGCCTTTTTTGAAGTTGTTAGTGCATAGATGTTGGATTGAGTTGCATAGTTATAATGTATTGCGATTCTTTGATAGGTTTTGTTTGATTTTCATAGATGAAGCATTGTGACGCATAGATGTTGGATATTTATGCATAAATGGCAAAAGTTAAAactttttttctgtttttttagTGAAGTTACATTTTCTGAGGTTGTGATGCATATATGATGGAGCGTGATGCATAGATAGACTTTTTgaaacgttttttttttttttgttactgGGGTTGCATTTTTTGAAGATAGTAATGCATAGATGTTGGAGTGGGTTGCATAGTTATCATTTCTTGCGATTCTTTGGTAGGTTTTGTTTGATTGCATAGATGAAGGATTGTGATGCATAAATGTTGGATATGCATGTATGAAATTAGTAAAATACGTCTAGGTTTTGTTTGATTTTGCATAGATGTTGGATTGTGTTTCACAGTTATCATTTTTCGCGATtatttgataggttttgttTGATTTTGCATAGGTGAATGATTATGTTGCCTTTTTTGAAGTTGTTAGTGCATAGATGTTGGATTGAGTTGCATAGTTATAATGTATTGCGATTCTTTGATAGGTTTTGTTTGATTTTCATAGATGAATCATTATGATGCATAGATGTTGGATATTTATGCATAAATGGcaaaaattgaaactttttttctgtttttttagTGAAGTTACATTTTCTGAGGTTGTGATGCATATATGATGGAGCGTGATGCATAGATAGATGCATAGATGGTGGATATTCTATTTGTGTGTAATGCATTCTTTGTTACAGCTTGTAGATATAGCAGTGGATCAAGAGAACTTTGGGAAACAACTTATGAGGAAACTACATAAGTTAGTTTTGATTCGGAAGGACATGGAAGCAATGATTGAACTCACGAAAACTGTTGATGTTGTCGACGATGGCTTGAAGAAAGCAATAACTGAGGCAATGATGGAGTTGGGACTCCAAGATATGAGTAGCCCTCCAATGAATGCAATGGACAACACACAGTTTTGGAATGAAGTGATTGATGCCAGCATTGAAATAGAATCCACTTACGAAAAGCGTAGGGAAAGAATGGTTGACTTGTCAGGTGGTCCAACTTTTGATCTTGGGATTTCACAAATGGGCATGGACACAGGCGATCAGCATGGGGAGATGCAAACTGAAGAGGCAAGTAAATAATGCATTACATTTGTTCTGTTACTATAATATTTGGTGTGCATAAATGTATAGACTTGGGAATTAATCCTTTATTTACTTTTGCAGTAATTGGTTTTTTTAGTGGGAATGCTTAAGTATAGTATGTGCACACTTTCGaagtttttttaattctaaCTACGTTGTTTCTTCTATTACTTTCGATTCCATATAATGCATATTTTTCGATATGcacattaaaatattatagttgcACGGCAGAATATGTTTGATCACATATGATTTATAATTAATGTTAATGTGATTGTAGGTTGGCATAGAGAAGGACAAATGTGTTGGTCATTCAGATGATGGACAAATTGAGATTTATGACCATGGTCAAACAAAAGATATCGTTGTTGGTCCATTGCCACggagaagcaaaagaaagaTGGTAAAAAAATAAGTGACggcaaattttattatattcgaTATGGTTGTATAAAAGAATCAATATATgttttgtgagtgttatatatttttgaatttagaTGTGGATATGAAACTTGTTGTTGGcatctatttaaaaatatataataatttgctCCATATAGTTTACATGTTGTGGTATTATATATGCATTACAATGCAATAAATTGTCAgaaacaaattcaaaattaaatacaatGGTTTATGCAAATTAAGCTTCAAATATGCAACGCACTATTTTATGTATGCAGTAAATAAATCTTGgcatttttgttattaattcgAATTGGAGCATGTAAAATAAAAAgtatgcaattaaaattaatacttaTTTACACCTATGCAACTCAAACATCTAAGCATAAAAATCTATGCATATACATAATATTAAGAGTTTACAACCGGTGCAAAAATCTATACATCATAATCATTCACATatgcaaatcaaacaaaatGATAACTATGGAACACACAAATCAAACATCTATGCATAAAAATCtatgcatttaaaataaaaattatgcaACTAAAATACTACAAATATTTTGTACAAAACATAATTTTTGCACCGTTTTTAAACAATTAACACTGCAAAAGAACAACTTCctcaaaatcaaataaacataaaatcttttcaaaaaaatcgaaaataaataaattaaattgatcaacaaaaaaaataatacaattaaattaataaatacctTCAGTGTTCATCGTGTATAAATACTGGTACAActgtcataaaaaataattgatattaAGAGTGGAAGAATAAAGAAGACTTGGAGAAAGAATGAGAGAAAATTAAGAACAggaaataaaagattaaaagcGAAAAGAAGATCGTGAAAATCATCTAGGTTTAAGAAAATTAAGAACACACGACTACCTAAAAATGCACAGATTTCGTGAATATCATCTAGGTTTAATTAGGTAAACAAAATGCTGCATATCATAGAGGTTTAATTAAGTAATTGTTAAAACTTAAAAGTGTAAAACAGATCGTGCATATCATGTagaattaattaagtaattgtTAAAAGACAAATGTAACCTTATactaattgaaaagaaaaaaaaacggaAGTCAACAACTACTTTTAACATATTAGGCGTtagtttttttaaattaatcttATCCATTAGATCTTCAAATTTAAAGGCTTAGAtgtggttcctagttctcatgttaaaagaggtttttattagaacctcttcctatatatatatatatatatatatatatatatatatatatttatcacaATATAACTCATTAAATATTTACTAGATTCTCACAATataattcattaaatatttacTAGATTCAAGCTCATATAGGGATGACAATTTACCCggtaacggatatccgcga comes from Salvia miltiorrhiza cultivar Shanhuang (shh) chromosome 3, IMPLAD_Smil_shh, whole genome shotgun sequence and encodes:
- the LOC131015461 gene encoding uncharacterized protein LOC131015461, with product MRKLHKLVLIRKDMEAMIELTKTVDVVDDGLKKAITEAMMELGLQDMSSPPMNAMDNTQFWNEVIDASIEIESTYEKRRERMVDLSGGPTFDLGISQMGMDTGDQHGEMQTEEVGIEKDKCVGHSDDGQIEIYDHGQTKDIVVGPLPRRSKRKMVKK